From the genome of Odocoileus virginianus isolate 20LAN1187 ecotype Illinois chromosome 4, Ovbor_1.2, whole genome shotgun sequence:
gaaaaaacttGGCTACAAAATTAATAGATACATGCTCTCAAATATGTGTAAATATTCTAAAAGGTGATGTCTTAAAATAGGAATTATTCAACCTAagttatatcatttttttcttaatttttatgtattatttttataattatgaaaataatgaagGTTATTTTTTCCAACAGCACTGCCCAATGTTACTTGACTTCTACTAAACCCAAACTAGAGTGTTGAAGACATAAGATTATGGTGAAATGCCAAGGTTTTCATCTGGGTACAAAAGGAACCCAGTAAAAATGCTGTCATCCTCAGCACTGACATACACCCCATTCCAATCCTTTGAAACTTCCAGCCAGACTTGGTCCCCTGCTCTTAATTTCAGGATGATGAGGAGAGAGGTCTGGTCTATTTCATGACCATAGAGCGTCTCTCTGGACTTGAACTGCTTCCTGTTCCAGGCCACCAGGCTGATCCGAGCAGGTCGGCCCCTCACGGTGACGTGGTAGGAGAAAACATAGGTCCCAGGGACACTACAGTTAAATTTCCCAGTGACGGGGCTATAATTCCCTTGGTCATTATAGAGAACCTTGTCAAACTTGATGGGGGCATTGGGAGGCGGGAAGGGCCTGGATAAAGCGGCACTGAAAGCCGACCGGGGGACTCTGGCCCCCTCCCCCTTGCAGCCCTTGGGGCCCCGAGAACCCTTCTTCCCGATCGACCCCCTGACCCCTTTGCTCCCCAGCTCGCCCTTGGGTCCCGCGGGACCCACGAGACCAGGAGGACCcaactctcccttttctcctttgagtcCTGGATCACCCGGCACCCCAGGCAGGCCGTCTGAGCCCCTTTGCCCTTCCATCCCATTATCTCCTTTGCTGCCTTTCTCTCCTTTCGTGCCCTCCTcgcccttttctccctttccccccCTCTCCCCGGAATCTCCGCCGTAGCCCTTGTCCCCCACTTCGCCCTTCTCTCCCTTGGCGCCAGGCTCTCCGTTCAAGCCGGGTGCTCCCACAGGCCCTCTGTCTCCTTTATCTCCTTTGGTCCCGTTGGCACACGGGTCCCCCTCCGAGCCTTTCTGTCCTTTCACTCCTGTTGGGCCAATGTTTCCTGCGTCCCCCTTAGGACCGATTCCACCTGAAATGGAAAATTGAAGTCATGGTTAAGGCTCACATAGGGTCTGACCAGGATGCTATCATCAGTGCATGGATGTGCTCAGCCTATGTCCGACTTTGTGCTGCCCCGTGggctgtaaccctccaggctcctctgtccatggaatctcccagcaagaataccagactgggatgccgttttcttctccaggggatcgtcctgacccagagatcaaacctgcatctctggcatctcctacattggcaggcaggttctttaccagctgaggctaTTATCAGAGAGCTCACAAAAGGAAATAGCACCTCCTAACTGGAACTGGAAATCTGGTTCTCCCCTGAGCAATAGTGGCTCTGAGGAGACTCCTACACTGAGTCGTTCAAATAATGCTACTCTCTCATAAGGGGAAGAGCTAATGCTACTGAAAACAATAGCTTATATTTAGATATTGTGTACTGACTGTTAAGATGAGGAAGTATTAGAACTATAGTTGCCCACTGTGTTCTATTACACTTTGCATTTTGGCCCAATCCAGCTATTCTCATACATCTCCACATTGCCCATCAAAACCCAGAATCTTCCAGGGAAAGAACCTCAACCCGGAAAGATTGAGGTATCTTTTCCCCAAGGACAGCTAGAGAAATGAGCAGAGCTCAGATACTTCTACCATCTCCAGACTCCTAAACTAGTGCTGGTGACATTCCACCAATCAGTACACTGAATTATTAGaagattattaataatttatatttccctTTGACCTCCTTGATAACTTTAAAtacaaacaggaagaaaattaaaggcTTTACTGCACATGTGACCGCACACAATAGATATACTGataagctcttgagagtcccctggacagcaaggagacccaaccagtccatcctaaaggatatgagtcctgggtgttcattggaaggactgatgttgaagctgaaactccaacactttggccatctggtacaaagagttgactcactggaaaagaccctgatgctgggaaagattgaggtcaggaggagaaggggacgacagaggatgagatggctggatggcatcactaactcaatagacatgggtttgagtggactccaggagttggtgatggacagggatgcctggcatgctgcagttcatgggggtcgcacagagttggacacgactgagcgactgaactgaactgaacggaatggATAAGCTACCTGGTTCTCCAGGCTTTCCTGGGTATCCTGGAACTCCGCTCGCTCCTCGGTCCCCACGTTCTCCCTTGAGTCCTAAAGTGATACCAAGATTAGCTGTTTTCCAGCTATATTAATCACGATATAACTAACATTCCAGTGTTTCCTTTATCAAAATGTGTAAAGGTAAAGacaatatgggaaaagaattcatTGAGCATCATTAGGAACATTTTATTCCAATTGATGGTAAACCATTTAAAGGAACCACTTAAAGGATTTGGAGGTAGTGCCGAAGCTCTTCGGACAGAGTTCAGCTTTTGCCTCAGCATTCTTGTAGTTTTTCAGATCTCATACAAAACTCTTGATATCCTGCTTTACATTATATACGTCTGTGTTTGTGCACTTCCTATTATGAATTTTGAATGACAGTTTAAAAGTCCTCTTTTTTATATTCCTCATAATGCCTGAGAAATAGTGCCATGCACTGTATAAGCTGACAGAGTACAACATTTTGCAATCAGCTAAAACTATTCATGGTAAAAACccacttaggaaaaaaatattgtcCTTGACATACATAGAGCATCAAGGAAAAgcagattttcattttgtttggatgTTTTTCATATGCTCTTTGGGcaaattataaaactgaaaattcatgttttaaaaaaattaaaatatctgggGTATTAGATATTTGCTGTATTACCACAAAATGAACTTTTATACTGGGCCTGGCCAAAGGCCAACCTTATTACAGTACAGCCACTCTagatttaattataaataataatagcaaaaataatagtaataacaataactAACTCTCATTGAGCATTTACTTTGCACCACGTAATGTTCCAAACTCTTACCATGGATTTTTGCATTTCaacctttttaaataaaatattaacatttatttgatAATAAGACAGTCTCTAATATAACAGGGAAACTCATACAACAAAGCACATTTCATCACCTGGGACGTTTTTCATTTCCAAAAGTCTGTAGCATTTCTCATCAAGAAAGAGCAGATGTTTTTGTCAACATTTTGTCAACAGAAGGAGCTTAGGCATGAAAAAGTTTAGAAATTTgtacagagtcaaacatgattgtaTATAATATTGGTTGGCATCAATTTGCCAGCCATATTATTTATGATATAAACaacatattttgtttcatttttgccaGGGAAAAAGAAACCCTAAACCAAATTAAAAGTCATGAGAAAAGACTCAGCCAAATTTCATAAGACTAGCTAGAGAAATCCACctccatcccccccacccccaccaccccaccataAGCCAGTCAGCATAGTTTTCTAAGTAGCTGGCTCTTCCATTATCATTCcacatgaaatttaaattttggaaattaacccatAGGCCATCAGGAAAATGTCTGTATACCTTTCAAGGGAACGTAACTATGAATGGAAGTGAAGGAATAATTCTATTCCCAGTCCTTGTCAATATTCATATCCTGACCTTCACTGCACAGTTATTCTGATTCTCGAGTTCATTTAAAGAGTTTAATGACTTACAATGAACTTACTCAATCAGATAATGATTATCCAAAATGCAGTCAttctactcatttatttttttcactgtaaGTCTTAAGCAAGAGTCCAAGTTAAGTGGAAGTAAAAGGAAAGTACAGTTGTCACTTTATAGACTGGCTAAATGAATTTCTACTTTTGATCCTTCATCAAAGCATATTCTTAAGAACTTTATTTTACAATACttgcctgtttttttcttctacttgcaGAAGTCTAACTTCCAAAATGTATGAATCACTGGGGAAGTTCATCACTCATCTTTATTTCACAGAGCTTTCTGCTAACATAATTCAGCCACAGAAGGATTAAATGTTTCCGAGAATGAAAATCGCCTAACTGACAAGTGTGAAGTGGCTCTCTCTTACCTTAGCATCTTTTCTGAGTAATTACTTCACTGACTGTTCTACCAGAAGTGAGTTAGGCAGTTCCTGAGCCATGCAGAGGGTGATGTATAGATGATATTAGATTTTTTGACTTGTGACACTGAGGCTAAGACATTTACCTTGATGGATAGATGGTATTTCTACAGGCTGGTGGTATTCCCTGAGGAATTTCTAAATGTCCCAGTGAATCTGCAACCTTCCTTCAATACCTCAAAGCACTTACAGAGCCAGGGATTTCCCCGGGCTGGACACCCTCTTTGCTGATAAATCTGTGGAATTATAGAATTTCTGAGCTGGAAGAGATTTAGTAAAGCACACAAAACAACAAATCTTCTTTAAACAGAGTATAAAGAAATATCTAGTCTAGTCCCCTCAATATCCAGATGAGGTAAAGTGATGGGTCCAAGGTCACTGCAATTAGCCTGATGTCTTctattttaattcagttttcttcCCACTGTTGACACCACCTCTGATTTGAGAGAGCTAAAGGATATGTCATATTTTTCTTAGCAGGTAGGCCATTTGTCTAAATGGAATATTCTAGAGGATTGACTGCTCTGATTAGTTTTATCTAGTAAGAAGTTAATTTGCATCATAAAGAAGAactcaaatgggaatatataGGAAAAGATCCCCTTGAATTATCCGACATTCCATTGGTTAGGGCTCTGTGTTCCACTGCAGATGGCaggggtttgaaccctggtcagggaattaagatcctgcaaactgcaaGGTGttggcaaattaaaacaatagaaaagcaCCCTTCCTCAGAGTCTCTGTGCCCTGTGGCTCCGTCACTGGGTCAGCCAGGTGGACtatgagaaatagaaaagatgtgtgtgtgtgtgtgtgtgtgtgtgtgtgtgtgtgtgttgtgaaaGAGAGATTACCAGGCAAGTTTATAATTCTCAGTTGGCTATTTATaaagttaacattttaatatcaaaTGTAACTCATAGTATGTCTTACcaagtttttacattttaaaaacttgatcCACCTGCAAGAAGCTGGTATTTACTTAGCAAGCTGCTCTTCTTAAAAATGACGCAGAACATCTGTTGAGTTTCGACATGAAATGAATATAATCACctacctctctctcctttctggccTTTTGGACCTTGGGGTCCAACAATTCCTGGTGACCCTGGGATCCCTATATCACCAGCCTCTCCCTTAAAACCTGGAAATGAGATTTAAAAGCCATCAGGGCAGGGAAATTCTCTTCTGAAATTCACTAGTTCAAAAACAGCAGTCACTTTGTTGAGGCCAATGATTGTCAGTGTCCTAATGATAAGATCTGGGTGAGAATTAACTATTACAGAGTTCTAAGGACAATATTTTTGTCTGATTTGCAATTTTGCACTACCTGAATAGATAAATTGAGCCCATTAGTACTTGTCACTGAATTCATGGCAGTGATCAAATGATTCAGAGAAGCAGTACTATATCAAACAATAGGAACAAAATATTATCTGACTCTTAAGCTCATGTGGACTGCACTTTCAAATAAGAAGTAAAACCAGAATACCTAGCACTGTGGCTTTTCCCGTTCCTTCTCTTAGGCACTGACTCAGGAACCACTGCAGTCATACACCAAGCATCCTGCTAGGTGTCAGGAATCAGCCATCAACATTCCAGCAGCCCCTTTTCCCCCATGGAGCTGAGAGCCCACAAAAGAGAAACATGAGCAAATAAccacacaaataaatagaaacgGCTACACTGCTGTTAGCAATgtgaggaaaagaagaagttCCTATTGTagattgtggtttaaaaaaaaaattaacttaaggGATCAGAGTAGACATCCTGGAAAAAATAAGAGGACATTAAGCTAAGACTTAATGAACAAATTAGAATTTTACaagactaaaaaaagaaaaaaacaaaaaacaaaaagatgagtATTTCAGGAAAAACAGCAGTGGAAAAGACCATGAACAGACCTAGTGATCAGGGTAAAGAGGGCCAAGGGGCAAATGGTGTGGGGTTCATAACGTCACTAGTTCCTTGCTTGTCCCAGCAGTCTGGATCCCTTCTACTTACCTGGGCCACACAGAGACCCAGGCCAAAGACAGTTATCCTTCCTGCAACCCCAGCCTTGTTTAGGCATAGGAACTGTTTTGCAACCCCTGACTGCAATAATGTGTGGCCAGTTTCTTTGAAAGTTAACTCTATAGATAAGTGCACACAATTAAATTGTAATCTTTTATCTTAATTATTACAATTAATGCTGATGGAATGCAGAAAATTATATTCAATCTGTTGAATTTCCTCTTTGAAAGAACACTGTATTTGTTTGGATGAGGCACTTTAATAAATTGCTTGC
Proteins encoded in this window:
- the OTOL1 gene encoding otolin-1, with product MWMFSWFCAVFIILVIASMDAVAKTTPYTKFTKKSEGKEMPKGPKPSSGLPPEEGAPFREAAERAEPTPDPLVLDSAFDAATLSPSENLTLDTADFFSNCCDCCSSGPGQKGEPGQTGKPGFKGEAGDIGIPGSPGIVGPQGPKGQKGERGLKGERGDRGASGVPGYPGKPGEPGGIGPKGDAGNIGPTGVKGQKGSEGDPCANGTKGDKGDRGPVGAPGLNGEPGAKGEKGEVGDKGYGGDSGERGGKGEKGEEGTKGEKGSKGDNGMEGQRGSDGLPGVPGDPGLKGEKGELGPPGLVGPAGPKGELGSKGVRGSIGKKGSRGPKGCKGEGARVPRSAFSAALSRPFPPPNAPIKFDKVLYNDQGNYSPVTGKFNCSVPGTYVFSYHVTVRGRPARISLVAWNRKQFKSRETLYGHEIDQTSLLIILKLRAGDQVWLEVSKDWNGVYVSAEDDSIFTGFLLYPDENLGISP